Proteins encoded together in one Anas acuta chromosome 10, bAnaAcu1.1, whole genome shotgun sequence window:
- the LCAT gene encoding phosphatidylcholine-sterol acyltransferase, producing the protein MGRTGAGFALLTLLLLLPQPASQFWLFNVLFPPTSTPEAPPTNSTPPVVLVPGCLGNQLEAKLDKPDVVNWMCYRKTEDYFTIWLNLNTFLPVGVDCWIDNTRVVYNRTSRKMSNAPGVHIRVPGFGKTYSVEYLDQSKLAGYLHTLVQNLVNNGYMRDQTVRAAPYDWRVGPQEQPEYFQNLKALIEEMHDEYQQRVFLIAHSMGNLNVLYFLLQQRQAWKDQYIGGFISLGAPWGGSVKPLRVLASGDNQGIPLMSNIKLREEQRMTTTSPWMFPTSLAWPEDHIFISTPSYNYTYRDYKQFFTDVNLEDGWYMWEDMKDLLKGLPPPGVDTYCLYGTGYPTVETYIYDEHFPYEDPVDMIYGDGDDTVNRRSSELCKRWRNQQKQKVHIQELRGIDHLNMVFSNLTLSSINEILLGSSQVGAGTKEHGELGQTGALKSSLEAGRRGKN; encoded by the exons ATGGGGAGGACGGGCGCTGGGTTTGCGCTGCtgacgctgctgctgctgctcccgcaGCCCGCGTCCCAGTTCTGGCTCTTCAATGTCCTCTTCCCACCCACCTCCACCCCAGAGGCACCCCCGACCAACAGCACGCCGCCCGTGGTGCTCG TGCCCGGGTGTCTTGGGAACCAGCTGGAAGCCAAGCTGGACAAGCCAGATGTGGTGAACTGGATGTGCTACCGTAAAACTGAGGACTATTTCACCATCTGGCTCAACCTCAACACATTCCTGCCAGTGGGAGTTGACTGCTGGATCGATAACACCAG GGTGGTGTACAACCGAACCTCCCGGAAAATGTCCAACGCCCCCGGGGTGCACATCCGCGTACCTGGCTTCGGCAAGACCTATTCTGTGGAATACCTGGACCAGAGCAAACTGGCAG GTTACCTGCACACCCTGGTGCAGAACCTGGTGAACAATGGCTACATGAGGGACCAGACGGTTCGGGCAGCCCCCTATGACTGGAGGGTCGGGCCCC AGGAGCAACCCGAATACTTCCAGAACCTGAAGGCGCTGATAGAGGAGATGCACGACGAGTACCAGCAGCGTGTCTTCCTCATCGCCCACAGCATGGGCAACCTCAACGTCCTCTACTTCTTGCTACAGCAGAGACAGGCCTGGAAAGATCAGTACATCGGGGGCTTCATCTCCTTAGGTGCCCCCTGGGGAGGGTCTGTCAAGCCCCTGCGTGTCCTGGCATCTG GTGATAACCAGGGCATCCCGCTGATGTCCAACATCAAGCTGCGTGAAGAGCAGCGCATGACCACCACCAGCCCCTGGATGTTCCCAACAAGCCTGGCCTGGCCCGAGGACCACATTTTCATCTCCACCCCCTCCTACAATTACACCTACCGGGACTACAAGCAGTTCTTCACCGATGTCAACTTGGAGGATGGCTGGTACATGTGGGAGGACATGAAGGACTTGCTGAAGGGCTTACCCCCTCCTGGTGTGGACACGTACTGCCTCTATGGCACGGGCTATCCCACCGTGGAGACTTACATATACGATGAGCACTTCCCTTACGAGGACCCCGTGGACATGATTTACGGGGACGGGGATGACACAGTCAACAGGCGCAGCTCGGAGCTGTGCAAGCGGTGGCGCAaccagcagaagcagaaagtCCACATCCAGGAGCTGCGAGGCATCGATCACCTCAACATGGTCTTCAGCAACCTGACGCTGAGCTCCATCAATGAAATACTGCTGGGGAGCTCGCAGGTCGGGGCTGGCACCAAGGAGcacggggagctggggcagaCGGGTGCTCTGAAATCCAgcctggaggcagggaggagggggaagaacTGA